From the genome of Bos taurus isolate L1 Dominette 01449 registration number 42190680 breed Hereford chromosome 2, ARS-UCD2.0, whole genome shotgun sequence, one region includes:
- the KCNE4 gene encoding potassium voltage-gated channel subfamily E member 4 has product MLKMEPLNSTDAGTAAPSAPLESPVSGSGHGNEYFYVLVVMSFYGIFLIGITLGYMKSKRREKKASLLLLYRDEERLWGEAMKPLATLSGLRSVQAPTMLNVLQESVAPALSCTLCSMEGDSVSSESSSPDVHLTIQEEGADDELGETSETPLNESSEGSSENIHQNS; this is encoded by the coding sequence ATGCTGAAGATGGAGCCTCTGAACAGCACAGATGCTGGCACCGCAGCCCCCAGCGCCCCCCTCGAGTCCCCCGTGTCCGGCAGCGGCCACGGCAACGAATACTTCTACGTTCTGGTGGTCATGTCCTTCTACGGCATTTTCTTGATTGGTATCACGCTGGGCTACATGAAATCCAAGAGGCGGGAGAAGAAagccagcctcctgctgctgtACAGGGACGAGGAGCGGCTCTGGGGGGAGGCCATGAAGCCGCTGGCCACGCTGTCCGGCCTGAGGTCGGTGCAGGCGCCCACGATGCTGAATGTGTTGCAGGAGAGCGTGGCTCCTGCCCTATCCTGCACCCTCTGCTCCATGGAGGGTGACAGCGTGAGCTCTGAGTCCTCCTCGCCCGATGTGCACCTCACCATCCAGGAGGAAGGGGCGGACGATGAGCTGGGGGAGACTTCTGAGACCCCCCTCAACGAAAGCAGCGAAGGGTCCTCGGAGAACATCCATCAAAATTCCTAG